The proteins below are encoded in one region of Enhydrobacter sp.:
- a CDS encoding 2-dehydropantoate 2-reductase, with protein sequence MRICVFGAGAIGGNFAARLAAAGNEVSVVVRGAHLEAIRRNGLVLLTGERKIVAPVRASDRPADLGPQDIVLVTMKACGQAVLADTVGPLLGAGTSVVFVQNGIPWWYGHGLSANRPPAPDLSRLDPGGALARSVGLDRTIGAVVTSSNHVIEPGVVRNISPDRNTLWVGETDDRPSARIRTLRATLKAAGIASPETRDIRYDIWHKLMANLTGSTLCLILAQPTTIQKTEMINRLARRAHAEALAVAAAHGVLLDDSPDIRYGPKRVYPDHRPSILQDYEIGRPMEIEAIVRAPLAFARSAGIDTPTLDAVESLCVSLAVSKGLYAL encoded by the coding sequence ATGCGGATCTGCGTCTTCGGCGCCGGCGCGATCGGCGGGAACTTTGCGGCGCGGCTCGCCGCGGCCGGCAACGAGGTGTCCGTCGTCGTCCGCGGCGCCCATCTAGAGGCGATCCGGCGGAATGGGCTCGTCCTGCTGACGGGCGAGCGAAAGATCGTCGCGCCCGTGCGGGCCAGCGACCGGCCGGCCGATCTCGGGCCGCAGGATATCGTCCTGGTGACGATGAAGGCCTGCGGTCAGGCCGTGCTTGCCGACACCGTCGGGCCGCTGCTCGGCGCCGGGACGTCGGTCGTCTTCGTGCAGAACGGCATTCCCTGGTGGTATGGCCACGGCCTGTCGGCGAACCGTCCGCCAGCGCCTGACCTGTCGCGACTCGATCCGGGCGGCGCGCTGGCGCGATCGGTCGGCCTCGACCGCACCATCGGCGCCGTCGTCACCTCCTCGAACCATGTGATCGAACCCGGCGTCGTGCGCAACATCTCGCCCGATCGCAACACGCTCTGGGTCGGCGAGACGGACGACCGTCCGAGCGCGCGCATCCGGACCCTGCGCGCGACGCTGAAGGCTGCGGGCATCGCCTCGCCCGAAACCCGCGATATCCGCTACGACATCTGGCACAAGCTGATGGCCAACCTCACCGGCTCGACGCTCTGCCTGATCCTTGCCCAGCCGACGACCATCCAGAAGACCGAGATGATCAACCGGCTGGCCCGCCGCGCCCACGCCGAGGCGCTGGCGGTCGCGGCCGCCCACGGTGTCCTGCTCGACGACAGTCCCGACATCCGCTATGGGCCGAAGCGCGTCTACCCGGACCATCGACCTTCGATTCTGCAGGACTACGAGATCGGCCGGCCGATGGAGATCGAGGCCATCGTCCGCGCGCCGCTCGCTTTCGCGCGCAGCGCCGGCATCGACACACCGACGCTTGATGCGGTCGAATCGCTCTGCGTCAGCCTCGCCGTGTCCAAGGGCCTTTATGCGCTCTGA
- the tldD gene encoding metalloprotease TldD, which translates to MAQGINHLATADSLFFGRGALDQRKTEKTVDEALKGCDDGELFLEYVQSESLSFDDGKLKSASYDTTQGFGLRAVSGEATGFAHASALDEKAMRRAADTVKGVRSGKSGKSDQSPHGTNRLLYADDNPIDGESFEKKVKLLQEIDAYVRGKEPKARQVSISLSGSWQVIEIVRAGGWRAADVRPLVRLNVSVVCGEGARLEAGSTGSGRRAAYGDIFHPDYWKKEADEAIRQALVNLESVDAPAGEMPVVLGAGWSGVLWHEAVGHGLEGDFHRKKTSMFTHLMGQMVASPGVTVVDDGTIADRRGSLTIDDEGTPTRRNVLIENGRLVGLMQDRMNARLMGVKPTGNGRRQSHAHAPMPRMTNTFMLGGTADPKEIIASVKKGLYAANFGGGQVDIVSGKFVFSVTEGYLIEDGKITRPVKGATLIGAGSEALTRVGMVGNDMALDPGIGTCGKDGQGVPVGVGQPTLRIDALTVGGTAT; encoded by the coding sequence ATGGCCCAGGGCATCAACCATCTCGCCACCGCCGACAGCCTTTTTTTCGGCAGAGGCGCGCTCGACCAGCGCAAGACCGAGAAAACGGTCGACGAGGCGCTGAAGGGTTGCGACGACGGCGAGCTGTTCCTGGAGTATGTCCAGAGCGAAAGCCTCAGCTTCGACGACGGCAAGCTGAAAAGCGCCTCCTACGACACGACGCAAGGCTTCGGGCTGCGCGCCGTCTCGGGCGAGGCGACCGGCTTCGCGCACGCCTCGGCGCTGGACGAAAAGGCGATGAGGCGTGCCGCCGACACGGTGAAGGGCGTGCGTTCGGGCAAATCGGGCAAATCGGACCAGTCGCCGCATGGCACCAACCGGCTGCTCTATGCCGACGACAACCCGATCGACGGCGAAAGCTTCGAGAAGAAGGTCAAGCTCCTGCAGGAGATCGACGCCTATGTGCGCGGCAAGGAGCCGAAAGCGCGCCAGGTCTCGATCTCGCTCTCGGGCTCATGGCAGGTGATCGAGATCGTGCGCGCCGGCGGCTGGCGCGCCGCCGATGTGCGGCCATTGGTGCGGCTCAACGTCAGCGTCGTCTGCGGCGAAGGCGCGCGCCTCGAGGCCGGCAGCACCGGCAGTGGCCGGCGCGCCGCCTATGGCGACATCTTCCATCCCGACTACTGGAAGAAGGAGGCCGACGAAGCGATCCGGCAGGCGCTGGTGAATCTCGAATCGGTCGATGCGCCGGCCGGCGAGATGCCGGTTGTCCTGGGCGCCGGCTGGTCGGGCGTTCTATGGCACGAGGCCGTCGGTCACGGGCTGGAGGGCGACTTCCATCGCAAGAAGACCTCGATGTTCACCCACCTGATGGGCCAGATGGTGGCCTCTCCGGGCGTCACCGTGGTCGATGACGGCACGATCGCCGACCGCCGCGGCTCGCTCACCATCGACGACGAGGGCACACCGACGCGGCGCAACGTGCTGATCGAGAACGGCAGGCTGGTCGGCTTGATGCAGGACCGCATGAATGCCCGCCTGATGGGCGTGAAGCCGACCGGCAACGGCCGACGCCAGAGTCACGCCCATGCGCCGATGCCGCGCATGACCAACACCTTCATGCTGGGCGGGACCGCGGATCCCAAGGAAATCATCGCCTCGGTGAAGAAGGGCCTCTATGCCGCCAATTTCGGTGGCGGGCAGGTCGACATCGTGTCGGGCAAGTTCGTGTTCAGCGTGACCGAGGGCTACCTGATCGAGGACGGCAAGATCACGCGGCCCGTGAAGGGCGCGACCCTGATCGGCGCCGGTTCCGAGGCGCTGACGCGCGTCGGCATGGTCGGCAACGACATGGCGCTCGATCCCGGCATCGGCACCTGCGGCAAGGACGGCCAGGGTGTGCCGGTCGGCGTGGGCCAGCCGACATTGCGCATCGACGCCCTCACCGTCGGCGGCACGGCGACCTAG
- a CDS encoding zinc-binding dehydrogenase, protein MKAAVVTEQGVQVKEAPKPSPKANEILIRVKAASLNRADLAVAAGHRHGAVGGPGTIVGLECAGEVETVGGEVKDFKPGDRVMSSAAGGFAEYAVADSGRVHKIPANNMSFEQAACMPVAVQTMHNALVGAGRLKKGESVLIQGASSGVGLLGMQIARHMGASIVMGTSTNDSRRARLKEFGCDLALDTRDPKWPDKVKEATGGKGVDLIVDQVSGGVINQNMEAAAILGRIVNVGRLGGMKGEFNFDLHALKRIDYIGVTFRTRTPEEVRAIVQAARKDLWPAIEAGKLSLPIDRTFPLAQAAEALAHMKANAHFGKIVLVV, encoded by the coding sequence ATGAAAGCAGCCGTCGTCACCGAGCAGGGCGTCCAGGTCAAGGAGGCGCCCAAGCCCTCGCCCAAGGCCAACGAGATCCTCATCAGGGTCAAGGCCGCCTCGCTCAACCGGGCCGATCTCGCGGTCGCGGCCGGCCATCGTCACGGCGCGGTCGGCGGGCCGGGAACGATCGTCGGTCTGGAATGCGCGGGCGAGGTCGAAACCGTGGGCGGCGAGGTGAAGGACTTCAAGCCGGGCGACCGCGTCATGAGCTCGGCGGCTGGTGGCTTCGCCGAATATGCCGTGGCCGATTCGGGCCGCGTCCATAAGATCCCGGCCAACAACATGAGCTTCGAGCAGGCGGCCTGCATGCCGGTGGCGGTGCAGACGATGCACAATGCCCTCGTCGGCGCGGGACGGCTGAAGAAGGGCGAATCGGTCCTGATCCAGGGCGCCAGCTCGGGCGTCGGGCTGCTCGGGATGCAGATCGCCAGGCACATGGGCGCGTCGATCGTCATGGGCACATCCACCAACGATTCGCGTCGCGCCCGGCTCAAGGAGTTCGGCTGCGACCTCGCGCTCGACACGCGCGATCCGAAATGGCCGGACAAGGTCAAGGAAGCGACCGGCGGCAAGGGCGTCGACCTGATCGTCGATCAGGTGTCGGGCGGCGTGATCAACCAGAACATGGAAGCCGCCGCGATCCTGGGCCGCATCGTCAATGTCGGCCGGCTGGGCGGCATGAAGGGCGAGTTCAACTTCGACCTCCATGCGCTGAAGCGCATCGACTATATCGGCGTCACCTTCCGCACGCGAACGCCCGAGGAGGTGCGCGCGATCGTGCAGGCCGCCCGCAAGGATCTCTGGCCCGCGATCGAGGCCGGCAAGCTCTCGCTGCCGATCGATCGCACCTTCCCGCTCGCCCAGGCGGCCGAGGCGCTTGCGCACATGAAGGCCAACGCCCATTTTGGGAAGATCGTCCTCGTCGTCTGA